From Jiangella mangrovi:
CGCCCCCGCCGGACCATCCGCCCCCGCTGGGTCACGCCCGCGGGGGCGGGTCCGCGTCTAGATCAGGACGGTGAGCGCGATGCCGCCGGCCGTGGCGCCGAGGATCGCGAATGCCTCGGCGAACGTGGCCTTGCCGGCCCGCGCGACCCGCTCGGAGCCGTCCGGCAGGTACCGGATCGGAACGGTCTCGCCGACGGTGAACCGCCCGGGCAGCGTCGACGTCCGTGTCACCGCGTCGTCGTCCAGGTACTCGACCGTCGACACCCAGCGGCTGCTTCGCTCGCCCTGGCCGATGTTCCGCTGGTGCTGCTCCGACCGGGTGACGACGGCGTCAGCCTCCAGTCCGCGGCGGCGCAGCCGCAGCGAGCGCGACGCGGACCACGCGGCCGCCGTCAGCCCGGCCAGGCCGATGACGATGCGCAGGATGTTCCCCACGGGGTCAGGTGTCCTCGGGCGACTTGCGCTTGACGCCGTGGCTGCGCTCCCACATGGACAGCTGCTTCTCCAAGCCCTTCATGATCTCGAAGACCTGGCTCGGTGGCACCCGCACCCTCGTCACGACGCGCGTCGGCACCTTCAGCACGCGGCTCCCGTCCTCGTTGACGGTCGGTTTCGGCGGGCGCTTCAGGACGGCGAAGTCGAGGACGAAGGAGTCGGCGGTGTGCCAGATGGAGGCGAAGTCGGCGTAGGTGCCGGGCTCCACCTCGGCCGGGATGTCGATGTCGTACTCACGGCGTTCGGGCGGGTTGGCCATGCGTTCTACCCTGCCACAGCGCCCTGTCCCGATGAGGCGTCCCCGTCGCCCGTGACCGGGCTCACCGCGCGGCGCCCTTCGCCAGCTCGGCGCGCAGCACCGCGAGTGCCGTCAGGTCACAGTCCCGTCCCGCGGTGATGTAGCACTCCATCCACGCGACCTGCTCAGCGCGCGGCCACGCGGTCAGCCGGTCGTGGAGCGTGGCGTCGAGCGGCCGGTCGTGCGGCCCGTCGACGGTGGATTCGACGACCATGCCGCCGGTTCCCGTCGCCACCGTCTGCTGATCGGCACGGGGATCGACGCCGGCCCACAGCAGGGCGACGTCGTGCAGTTCGCCGACGAGCTCCGCGCCGTCGGCGTCGGCGCAGAACCCGCTGGGCAGCACGTTGCGGACGAGGTCGGTCTCGAGTGCGCCGCCGTAGGCGCCGCTGCGCCGCAGCGTCCCCGCCCAGGAGATGTACTGCTCGACCGACGTGTGCACGCGGCCGTCGTCGAGGTCGTCGTAGCTGATGACGGCCTCGACGCGGCCCGGCAGGTTGCCGATGCCGTCGAGCCGGGTGAGCGTCTCGCGGGCGGCCACGGCGAAGTCGCCGAGCAGGAACTCGGTCTCGCGCGTGGTGCAGATCTCCGGGTCGCCATCCACACAGACGAGCTCGCGGGCGACGGGGTCGGGCTGCCAGCGGTCGTCGGTCGGTCCGGTCGCGATGACGACCCCGGCGGCGACGGCTAGAGCCGCGGCTCCCGCGGCGGGCCAGCGCCGCCGGCTGCCGACGAGGGTCAACGCCGCCACGGCGAGCAGCGCGAACCAGGCAGCCTGCAGGAGGTGGTCGCCGAACGGCAGGTAGGACCCGTCCATGACGGCGTTGACGGCCGGGCTGAGCCAGAGCCGGCCGTCGTCGACGTAGGTCAGGATGCCCAGGCCGAAGTAGCCGGCCAGCCCCACGACCGGCGCCGTCAGCCGCCACGGCAGCAACATCCCCGCGGCCAGGCCGACGGCGGCGGCCGCGCCCAGCGCGATCACACCGACGACGACGAGCCACCACCAGCCGCCGCTGGAGTACGTCGCGACCCGGCCGACCAGCAGCGCGCAGACCGCGGTGGCCAGCAGGAAGCCCGCGACGACGCCGGCCGTGACCGAGCCCCACGCCGCGGTGGTCCGCTGCCAGAGCGGCCGCGACGTGCTGGTGAGCAGCTCTGCCGTGCGCCGGCGGTGATCCCGTCCGCCCTGCCAGGCACCGGCCGCCAGCGTCAGCGGGATCAGCACGATCATCACGACCCGCAGGTACGCCGCCAGTGCGGACCACCGCCCGGCCCAGGTCCCGACCTCGCTGAACACCATCGCCAGCGTGGCGGCGCCGATCACCAGGGCGGCCGGCGCGGCGACGCCCCGGAACGTCTCCGCCCGCAGGACGCGCCGCATCAGGCGGCCCGGGCCGCGCGCAGGACGGCGGTGTAGCCGCGCTCGATGGGGCTGTCGCCGTCGCCGCCGGTCCCCCGTGCCGCGAGCTCGGCGGGCGTCCCGCGGAACACCGCCCTCCCCTCGTTGAGCAGCGTCACGTGCGCGCACGCGGCCGCGACGTCCTCGACCAGATGCGTACTGACCAGCACGCACGCGTCGACCCCGATGGCCCGGAGCAGTTCGCGGAAGTCGACCCGCTGCTCCGGGTCGAGGCCGGCGGTCGGCTCGTCGAGGAGCAGCAGGTCGGGGTCGTTGACGATCGCCTGCGCGATGCCGGCGCGCCGCAGCATGCCGCCGGAGAGCCGCTTGAGCCGGTCGTCGGCGCGGTCGAGCAGGCCCACCCGCTCGATGGCGCGGTCGACCGCCGCCGGGATCCGCTCGCGCGGGACCTCCTTGAGCCAGGCGAAGTACTCGACGAACTCGCGGACGGTGAAGCGCGGGTAGTAGCCGAACTGCTGCGGCAGGTAACCGAGCCGGCGGCGGACCTGGCGCAGCCGCGCATCGGCCGTGACGTCGCCGTCGAGCACCGTCGCGCTGCCCGACGCCGGGCGCACCACCGTCGCGAGCACCCGCATCAGCGTCGTCTTGCCCGCGCCGTTCGGCCCGAGCAGGCCGTGCACGCCCGCGCCCAGCTGCAGGTCGAGCCCGTCCAGCGCCGTGCGCCCCCGGTACCGCACGACGAGGTCGCGGACGTCCACGTGGGTGGCGGTCATGGTCATCAGGCCTCTCGGTGCGGACGACGGACGTGGACGCGGCGGTGCTGGTTGAGGACGACGGCGACGGCCGCCAGCGCCGTCAGCGGGATCCAGACGGCGACGGTGTCCGGCTCGAGCAGCGGGCCGGACGCGTGCTCGCCGACCGACGGTCCCGCGACGACGGCGGCCCACCCGAGCCCGACGACGACGGCGGCCGGCGCGAGCCCCGTCACCGTCCCGACCGCGAGCGTGACCGCCGTCAGCCCCAGCGCCGGCAGCAGCCAGACGGCGGGCGACCCGGCCCAGATGCCCGCGACCAGCGCCGCAGGCAAGGACACCGCAAGGACGGCGAGCGTGCGCCAGAGCA
This genomic window contains:
- a CDS encoding DUF3592 domain-containing protein — its product is MGNILRIVIGLAGLTAAAWSASRSLRLRRRGLEADAVVTRSEQHQRNIGQGERSSRWVSTVEYLDDDAVTRTSTLPGRFTVGETVPIRYLPDGSERVARAGKATFAEAFAILGATAGGIALTVLI
- a CDS encoding DUF3467 domain-containing protein yields the protein MANPPERREYDIDIPAEVEPGTYADFASIWHTADSFVLDFAVLKRPPKPTVNEDGSRVLKVPTRVVTRVRVPPSQVFEIMKGLEKQLSMWERSHGVKRKSPEDT
- a CDS encoding ABC transporter ATP-binding protein, encoding MTMTATHVDVRDLVVRYRGRTALDGLDLQLGAGVHGLLGPNGAGKTTLMRVLATVVRPASGSATVLDGDVTADARLRQVRRRLGYLPQQFGYYPRFTVREFVEYFAWLKEVPRERIPAAVDRAIERVGLLDRADDRLKRLSGGMLRRAGIAQAIVNDPDLLLLDEPTAGLDPEQRVDFRELLRAIGVDACVLVSTHLVEDVAAACAHVTLLNEGRAVFRGTPAELAARGTGGDGDSPIERGYTAVLRAARAA